One genomic window of Borreliella burgdorferi B31 includes the following:
- the thrS gene encoding threonine--tRNA ligase, producing the protein MSKDLDKEDILYKKRHSIAHVMAEAVLDLFPNTKIAIGPPIKDGFYYDFEFKKQITEDSLLDIENRMREILKTGSSFEKEIISVEQALEIFKDEPYKIDLIKNFDLQNEVSIYKSHNFVDLCRGPHVENMNKIDPKAFKLTSIAGAYWRGSEKNPMLTRIYGTLWNNEKELRSYLNLREEIKKRDHRKLGKELDLFSIHEEIGPGLVFFHPNGAKIRALIEDFWREEHSKNGYDILFTPHIGKSWLWQTSGHLDFYKDSMFEKIEMDKSDYYLKPMNCPFHIAIYNTGKHSYRDLPFRWAELGTVYRYEKIGALHGMMRARGFTQDDAHIICTHSQVLDEIKEVLRFAIYMWSKFGFSNPKAYLSTKPDKSVGNDSDWEMSLKVLEETLSDFEVPYEIDKGGGAFYGPKIDLKIVDSLEREWQMSTIQFDFNLPERFNMTYTAEDGKEKRPFMIHRALLGSIERFFGILVEHYGGAFPLWLSPVQVVIIPVNNIVEDYAIKVFNKFKNEGIRIKLDNSSSRMNAKIREYQAKKIPYMFIIGEREATEERISIRTRTNEQINGMKLDEALKFILFKIRDKEI; encoded by the coding sequence GTGAGCAAAGATTTAGATAAAGAAGATATTCTTTACAAAAAAAGACACTCAATAGCTCATGTTATGGCAGAAGCTGTTCTTGATTTATTTCCAAATACCAAGATTGCAATAGGTCCTCCTATTAAAGATGGTTTTTATTATGATTTTGAATTTAAAAAGCAGATTACAGAAGATTCTCTTTTAGACATAGAAAATAGAATGAGAGAAATTTTAAAGACCGGAAGTTCTTTTGAAAAAGAGATAATAAGCGTAGAACAGGCTCTTGAAATTTTTAAAGATGAACCTTATAAGATTGATTTGATTAAAAATTTTGATTTACAAAATGAAGTTTCTATTTACAAGAGTCACAATTTTGTTGATCTTTGTAGAGGTCCTCATGTTGAGAATATGAATAAAATTGATCCAAAGGCATTTAAGCTTACTAGTATTGCTGGGGCTTATTGGCGGGGCAGTGAAAAAAACCCAATGCTTACCAGAATTTATGGAACTTTATGGAATAATGAAAAAGAACTGAGATCTTATCTTAATTTGAGAGAGGAAATAAAAAAAAGAGATCATAGAAAGCTTGGAAAAGAGCTTGATTTATTTTCTATACATGAAGAGATTGGACCAGGACTTGTTTTTTTTCATCCCAATGGTGCCAAAATAAGAGCTTTAATAGAAGATTTTTGGAGAGAAGAGCACTCCAAAAATGGGTATGATATTCTTTTTACTCCTCATATTGGCAAATCTTGGCTTTGGCAAACTTCTGGTCATTTAGACTTTTATAAGGATAGCATGTTTGAAAAAATAGAAATGGATAAAAGTGATTATTATCTTAAACCCATGAATTGTCCTTTTCATATTGCMATTTACAATACAGGTAAGCATTCTTATAGAGATTTGCCATTTAGATGGGCCGAACTTGGCACTGTGTATCGTTATGAAAAGATAGGTGCTTTGCATGGTATGATGAGAGCCAGAGGGTTTACTCAGGATGATGCTCATATTATATGCACCCATTCTCAGGTTTTAGATGAGATTAAAGAAGTTCTTAGGTTTGCTATTTATATGTGGAGTAAATTTGGCTTTAGCAACCCAAAGGCATATCTTTCTACAAAGCCTGACAAATCTGTTGGCAATGATTCTGATTGGGAAATGTCTTTAAAAGTTCTTGAAGAGACTTTAAGCGATTTTGAAGTTCCTTATGAAATTGATAAGGGTGGAGGTGCTTTTTATGGGCCTAAAATTGATCTTAAGATAGTTGATTCGCTTGAGAGAGAGTGGCAGATGAGTACAATTCAATTTGATTTTAATCTCCCTGAGAGATTTAATATGACTTATACCGCTGAGGATGGTAAAGAAAAAAGACCATTTATGATTCATAGAGCTTTGTTGGGATCTATTGAAAGATTTTTTGGAATTCTTGTAGAGCACTATGGTGGTGCTTTTCCTTTATGGTTATCTCCTGTTCAAGTAGTAATCATTCCTGTTAACAATATTGTCGAAGATTATGCTATTAAGGTTTTTAATAAATTTAAAAATGAGGGGATTAGAATAAAGCTTGATAATAGTTCCTCAAGAATGAATGCTAAAATTAGAGAATATCAGGCTAAAAAAATACCTTATATGTTTATAATTGGTGAGAGAGAAGCAACAGAAGAGAGAATATCTATTAGAACAAGAACAAATGAGCAAATAAATGGAATGAAACTTGATGAAGCTCTTAAATTTATTTTATTTAAAATAAGAGATAAGGAGATTTGA
- the pgsA gene encoding CDP-diacylglycerol--glycerol-3-phosphate 3-phosphatidyltransferase, with product MNNLIKVITPNKITLVRIALSFIILILFFLENVFFSYLFFGIIWFLIIFNEFTDFIDGYLARKYGLVSNVGKILDPYADVLQHLTYFVFFFYKGITPYYFFVIFIYREISIGFVRNLIIQFNVVQQANFLGKLKSLLYAVCTFASLLFYTLNQLNFTESVQNFISYILTFKFKFLFIVQMTYVCAAFFAILSFLEYVLIFLNVKKYENK from the coding sequence TTGAATAATTTAATCAAGGTCATTACCCCTAATAAAATAACATTAGTTAGAATTGCACTTTCCTTTATCATATTAATTTTATTTTTTTTGGAAAATGTATTTTTTTCGTATTTGTTTTTTGGAATTATTTGGTTTTTAATTATTTTTAATGAATTTACTGATTTTATTGATGGTTATCTTGCAAGAAAATATGGTCTTGTTAGCAATGTAGGTAAAATTTTAGATCCTTATGCGGATGTTTTGCAGCATTTAACATATTTTGTTTTTTTCTTTTACAAAGGTATAACCCCCTATTATTTTTTTGTAATATTTATTTATCGTGAAATTTCTATTGGGTTTGTTAGAAATTTAATTATTCAGTTTAATGTAGTTCAACAAGCAAATTTTTTGGGGAAATTAAAGTCACTTCTTTATGCTGTTTGCACTTTTGCAAGCCTTTTATTTTATACTTTAAATCAACTCAACTTTACAGAGTCTGTTCAAAATTTTATTAGTTACATTTTAACTTTTAAATTTAAATTTTTATTTATTGTTCAAATGACATATGTTTGTGCTGCTTTTTTTGCAATTTTAT